One part of the Bacillus sp. FJAT-45350 genome encodes these proteins:
- a CDS encoding sensor histidine kinase, with protein sequence MNFVTLVLIILIQLLLVFFAIISIAGLKDNALDIIGVPIHLIFVIVLNILSLYILGKIFKREEKRKVYNTESTHVEEFRSLVTSVRSDRHDLNNHLTVISGLIKIKNFDAADKYIQEMIGDININNKALTIKNPILSSMLYSKMGKYQKAGIPFSVNIANEEIETILSSTDLIRLISNLLDNAYEATLKMPNEERKIELEIVKVNDTMKLIVKNTSILKEITENHFKIGYSTKSKSDRGYGLAIIQEVTEKYNGFLEVDTTGNIVSIEISFPKLVENDQSR encoded by the coding sequence ATGAATTTTGTCACTTTAGTACTTATCATCTTAATTCAATTATTGTTAGTTTTCTTCGCTATTATTTCAATCGCAGGCTTAAAGGATAATGCTCTTGATATCATTGGGGTCCCAATTCACTTAATTTTCGTTATTGTATTAAACATTCTATCTCTTTACATATTAGGGAAAATCTTTAAACGCGAGGAGAAACGAAAAGTTTATAATACTGAATCTACTCATGTTGAAGAGTTCCGGTCCCTAGTTACTTCAGTTCGATCTGACCGCCATGACCTTAACAATCACTTAACGGTTATTTCCGGACTAATAAAAATAAAGAACTTTGATGCCGCTGATAAATACATTCAAGAAATGATCGGTGATATTAATATTAATAATAAGGCATTGACGATAAAAAATCCTATTCTCTCTTCAATGCTATATTCGAAAATGGGCAAGTATCAAAAAGCAGGCATACCTTTTAGCGTGAATATAGCAAATGAAGAAATTGAAACTATTTTATCTTCTACCGATTTAATACGATTAATTAGCAACTTGCTTGATAATGCCTATGAAGCAACACTTAAAATGCCTAATGAAGAACGCAAAATCGAATTAGAAATTGTGAAAGTCAATGATACAATGAAATTAATCGTAAAAAACACCTCTATTTTGAAAGAGATTACTGAAAATCATTTCAAAATCGGTTATTCTACTAAATCGAAATCAGATAGGGGATACGGCTTAGCAATTATCCAAGAAGTTACTGAGAAATATAATGGTTTTTTGGAAGTCGATACTACAGGTAATATAGTAAGTATTGAAATCTCATTTCCGAAATTGGTGGAAAATGATCAATCACGTTAG
- a CDS encoding ATP-binding protein, which yields MIMPTIIKDFILNLSFVFLLYFVYYGYIEGKIKNRYSNELFIGVLSVLAIVLCMTFPAYPITGFIFDMRQVPFIIGALYGGRRVALSLLIVIISYRFFLGLDAGFYVTVVMYAILFLVLLYAIPLFKKANLTKEKVKITLVCSVFGKAILAISLYFFGISNDLSVIMSLLIVYGSQTVGIVLFVTYIERAKKEQLMIGEIKKLEKLRVVSDIAASISHEVRNPLTVTKGFLQLLREPGLPPEKQRMYADLSLDELERAESTISDYLTFAKPSLENTEILDLEKELEYLNKVMIPYANMHSVDVVVEVKHKLFIVGERQKLHQCLINLSKNAIEAMPDGGCLNVILEEQEGRVVITIIDTGVGMNSEQVNRLGTPYYSTKDKGTGLGTMVVYSIVKIMNGEMNVESEVGKGTTFTLSFPKMDPTS from the coding sequence ATGATAATGCCTACTATTATTAAAGATTTTATATTAAATCTTTCCTTTGTGTTTCTACTGTATTTTGTCTATTACGGTTATATCGAAGGGAAAATAAAGAATCGTTATTCAAATGAACTTTTTATTGGTGTCTTATCCGTACTTGCGATAGTGTTGTGTATGACATTTCCTGCATACCCTATTACTGGCTTTATCTTTGATATGCGACAAGTACCTTTTATCATTGGTGCATTATATGGAGGGCGTAGAGTTGCGCTATCCCTTCTAATTGTAATAATATCATATCGTTTTTTCCTAGGGTTAGATGCGGGTTTTTATGTCACTGTTGTCATGTATGCAATTTTATTTCTTGTATTGCTTTATGCTATTCCACTTTTTAAAAAGGCAAATTTGACAAAAGAAAAGGTGAAAATCACCTTAGTATGTTCGGTTTTTGGTAAAGCAATATTAGCTATTTCATTGTACTTTTTTGGAATTAGTAATGATTTAAGTGTAATAATGAGTTTGCTTATTGTTTATGGGTCACAGACTGTAGGAATTGTCTTGTTTGTTACATATATTGAACGTGCGAAAAAAGAACAGCTAATGATAGGTGAGATAAAAAAACTTGAGAAATTAAGAGTTGTTAGTGATATAGCAGCGAGTATCTCACATGAAGTACGAAACCCTCTAACTGTTACGAAAGGTTTTCTACAATTACTTCGAGAACCGGGGCTTCCTCCTGAAAAGCAGAGAATGTATGCGGATCTTTCATTAGATGAATTAGAACGCGCGGAGTCGACGATTTCTGATTATCTAACGTTTGCGAAACCTTCATTAGAAAATACGGAAATACTTGACTTAGAAAAAGAACTAGAGTACCTAAACAAAGTCATGATTCCTTATGCTAATATGCATAGTGTCGATGTAGTTGTTGAAGTTAAACACAAGCTTTTCATTGTTGGTGAACGTCAAAAGTTACATCAATGTTTGATTAATCTATCTAAGAACGCAATAGAAGCTATGCCTGACGGGGGATGTTTAAACGTCATATTGGAAGAACAAGAAGGACGAGTGGTAATTACAATTATAGATACAGGAGTCGGAATGAATTCAGAACAAGTTAATCGACTTGGAACACCGTATTATTCGACGAAAGATAAAGGGACAGGTTTAGGTACAATGGTTGTTTATAGCATCGTAAAAATAATGAATGGAGAGATGAATGTTGAAAGTGAAGTTGGTAAAGGGACTACTTTTACACTTTCGTTTCCAAAAATGGACCCTACTAGTTGA
- a CDS encoding ABC transporter ATP-binding protein: MSKPLIFIQDLCIEQGKENNFLVKKSNIKIEKGEIVGLIGESGSGKSLTARAIMGLLPSEMNVSGHIFYQGTDLLSISQKEHRKLLGREIGMIFQDYRGSFTPYIKVGKQMIETICTHQKVQKKEAITIAYSVLEEMGLDSERVYRSYPFQLSGGEVQRATIAMTLALRPALLICDEITTALDVMNGEKVLDYIDKIRNNTGCAVLMITHDLAQAYKRTDRMYVMNQGEIVEEGLPEQIRCHHKHPYTKKLCSCLLSLPEEKPLQNVRVSAL, from the coding sequence GTGAGTAAACCTCTAATTTTCATTCAAGATTTGTGTATTGAGCAAGGAAAAGAGAATAATTTTCTAGTAAAAAAGAGTAATATAAAGATAGAAAAAGGGGAGATTGTCGGTCTAATTGGAGAGAGTGGTAGTGGGAAGAGCTTAACTGCAAGAGCAATAATGGGACTTCTTCCTTCAGAAATGAATGTATCTGGTCATATTTTTTATCAAGGGACAGATTTGTTATCAATTTCTCAAAAAGAACATCGAAAACTTCTTGGTCGTGAAATAGGGATGATTTTTCAAGATTACCGTGGTAGTTTTACTCCTTATATAAAAGTAGGAAAACAAATGATAGAAACGATTTGTACTCATCAGAAAGTACAGAAGAAAGAAGCAATAACTATAGCTTATTCAGTTCTTGAAGAAATGGGGTTAGATTCAGAGCGGGTTTATCGAAGTTATCCTTTTCAATTAAGTGGTGGGGAAGTTCAACGAGCTACGATAGCCATGACTCTAGCATTAAGGCCTGCCTTACTTATATGTGATGAAATTACTACAGCCTTGGATGTGATGAATGGCGAAAAGGTACTAGATTATATAGACAAAATTCGTAATAATACAGGATGCGCGGTGTTAATGATTACTCATGATTTAGCTCAAGCATATAAGCGAACTGACCGTATGTATGTGATGAATCAAGGTGAAATCGTTGAAGAAGGGCTACCAGAACAAATTCGTTGCCATCATAAACATCCATATACAAAAAAATTATGTTCTTGTTTACTTTCTCTCCCAGAAGAGAAGCCATTACAAAATGTAAGAGTGAGTGCGTTATGA
- the tyrS gene encoding tyrosine--tRNA ligase, translated as MSELIKQLTEEQLIEVKRQMEIYKQGVQDIIPLEDLEKKVAKSVLENRPLKIKLGLDPSAPDVHLGHTVVLKKMKQFQDNGHIIQLLIGDFTGKIGDPTGKSIARKPLTDEEVKYNATTYFEQFGKVMDMDKVELHYNSEWLSKLNFEDVVQLAGKITVARLMERDDFEERIALGKPISLHEFFYPLMQGYDSVVLECDIELGGTDQHFNILMGRHFQEKFGKEKQVAMLMPLLEGLDGVEKMSKSKKNYIGIDESPQEMYGKAMSIPDELMNKYFELITDFSPEQIAEIKKNLESGELHPRDAKMLLGKTIVKMYHGEEAAKKAEQQFVSVFQKGAVPDEIPVADWKGNKEVLILELLVTLDLLSSKSEARRMIDNRGVKINGDRVEDTGMLVTIKDGLVIQVGKRKFVKIKL; from the coding sequence ATGAGTGAATTAATCAAACAACTAACAGAAGAACAACTAATAGAGGTTAAAAGACAGATGGAAATATACAAGCAAGGTGTACAAGATATTATCCCACTCGAAGATTTAGAAAAGAAAGTTGCAAAATCAGTGCTAGAAAACAGACCACTAAAAATCAAACTAGGGTTAGATCCTTCAGCCCCAGATGTACACCTTGGCCATACTGTTGTACTTAAGAAAATGAAACAGTTTCAAGATAACGGTCATATTATCCAATTATTAATTGGAGATTTTACAGGCAAGATTGGAGATCCAACCGGTAAGTCTATTGCTAGAAAACCATTAACCGATGAAGAAGTTAAATACAATGCAACAACGTACTTTGAGCAATTTGGAAAAGTGATGGACATGGATAAAGTTGAGCTACATTATAATTCGGAGTGGCTATCAAAATTAAACTTTGAAGACGTCGTTCAACTAGCAGGAAAAATAACCGTCGCAAGACTAATGGAAAGGGACGATTTTGAAGAAAGAATTGCTCTTGGTAAGCCGATCTCACTTCATGAGTTCTTCTACCCGTTAATGCAAGGCTACGATTCGGTGGTTTTAGAGTGTGATATTGAACTAGGTGGAACGGACCAGCATTTTAACATTTTAATGGGACGACACTTCCAAGAAAAGTTCGGAAAAGAAAAACAAGTAGCAATGCTTATGCCGTTACTTGAAGGTCTTGATGGTGTAGAAAAAATGTCAAAATCAAAGAAAAACTATATTGGTATTGATGAAAGTCCACAAGAAATGTACGGGAAAGCAATGTCTATTCCAGATGAGTTAATGAATAAATACTTTGAACTCATTACTGACTTTTCACCAGAGCAAATTGCAGAAATTAAGAAAAACTTGGAGTCGGGAGAATTACATCCTAGAGACGCAAAAATGCTCTTAGGGAAAACGATTGTAAAAATGTACCACGGTGAAGAAGCAGCGAAAAAAGCGGAACAGCAATTCGTGTCAGTCTTTCAAAAAGGGGCGGTACCAGATGAGATCCCAGTGGCTGACTGGAAGGGTAATAAAGAAGTTCTCATTCTTGAACTCCTTGTTACTTTAGATTTATTAAGCTCAAAAAGTGAAGCACGCCGAATGATTGATAATAGAGGTGTGAAAATAAATGGTGATAGAGTAGAAGACACTGGTATGCTCGTTACCATTAAGGATGGATTGGTTATACAAGTAGGAAAGCGGAAGTTTGTTAAAATAAAATTATGA
- a CDS encoding MarR family winged helix-turn-helix transcriptional regulator, whose product MNSLNLDAIAVVTNIYRIAQGLRNKMEREVLSEYNLSWTSFSILYDLWIGNSIETKKLAESAGVTKATVSNITNTLERKELCYRKVDNRDRRITYVTITDKGKQVMEELYPRFHEGEVQIVSSLTVGEQKNISELLRKVIRESGF is encoded by the coding sequence ATGAATTCACTTAACTTAGATGCAATTGCTGTTGTTACTAATATTTATCGAATTGCTCAAGGGTTAAGAAATAAAATGGAGCGAGAGGTCTTATCGGAGTACAACCTATCGTGGACATCCTTTTCAATACTATATGATTTGTGGATAGGAAATTCGATCGAAACGAAAAAATTAGCAGAATCGGCAGGGGTAACTAAAGCCACTGTAAGTAATATTACGAATACATTAGAACGTAAAGAACTTTGCTATCGTAAAGTGGACAATAGGGATAGAAGGATAACGTACGTTACGATAACGGATAAAGGGAAGCAAGTAATGGAAGAACTATATCCTCGTTTTCATGAAGGGGAAGTTCAGATCGTTTCAAGTTTGACTGTGGGCGAGCAAAAGAACATATCAGAGTTATTGAGGAAAGTAATTCGAGAGTCTGGCTTTTGA
- a CDS encoding ABC transporter ATP-binding protein produces MSLIVDGLSKHYSKSIQALQNISFRVAEGECIGIVGESGSGKSTLARILIGLEPYKEGCIKINGQSIAPKKRALLREFRKNVQMIFQDSTGALNPKLPIWKSIVEPLDNYKEFTPSFISVEGLSRREIAEALLELVGLDRKMVDRYPGELSGGQKQRVCIARAISIEPAFLICDEPTASLDVTVQVQILELLKDLQKKTNMTILFISHDIRAVSFLCEKMIVLHNGIIVDQFRLEELYHKERHSYTKALIEAAKID; encoded by the coding sequence ATGAGTTTAATAGTAGATGGATTATCAAAACATTATTCAAAGAGCATACAAGCCTTACAAAATATTTCTTTTCGTGTTGCGGAAGGGGAATGCATAGGAATTGTAGGAGAAAGTGGTAGTGGTAAGAGTACTCTCGCAAGGATACTTATAGGGTTAGAACCTTATAAAGAAGGCTGTATCAAGATAAATGGTCAATCAATAGCACCGAAAAAACGAGCCCTTTTACGTGAGTTCAGAAAGAATGTTCAAATGATATTTCAAGATTCTACAGGTGCTCTTAATCCCAAGTTACCGATATGGAAAAGTATAGTAGAGCCTTTAGATAATTATAAGGAATTTACGCCCTCCTTTATATCTGTAGAAGGACTTTCAAGAAGAGAAATTGCAGAAGCCCTTTTAGAGTTAGTAGGATTGGACAGGAAAATGGTTGATCGTTATCCAGGAGAATTAAGTGGGGGTCAAAAGCAGCGCGTATGTATTGCTAGAGCAATAAGCATTGAACCGGCTTTTCTCATTTGTGATGAACCTACAGCAAGCTTAGATGTTACGGTTCAAGTTCAAATATTGGAGTTACTGAAGGACCTCCAAAAGAAAACGAATATGACGATTCTTTTTATTTCTCATGATATAAGGGCAGTTTCCTTTCTATGTGAAAAAATGATCGTACTTCATAATGGCATCATCGTTGATCAGTTTAGGTTGGAAGAGCTTTATCATAAGGAGCGTCACTCATATACCAAGGCCTTAATTGAAGCAGCGAAAATCGACTAA
- the nikB gene encoding nickel ABC transporter permease, translated as MLRVLSIIGSRIIQLLIMVLVLSFITFLLMKITPGDPIRAILKVDDVISTTVDEERLMKEYGFDQPILVQYGQWIWSVAQLDLGESIIANRPVLDMIMSRLPATIALSIGGLIVLFVISVPLGIVGAVYEGRWPDYLSRWIAMIGASIPSFWLGLLLIYFFSLQLNLLPVMGKGTLAHFVLPSITLGIAMAPMYIRLLRERLISTLQSPYIEAAKARGLRKERILIFHALRGSLIPLVTMFGLSIGSLLGGITVIEILFSWPGMGELIVNAVMHRDYPVIQGYILVVGFLVVVTNLIVDLLYLVINPQIKQGKDLG; from the coding sequence ATGCTTAGAGTCTTATCGATTATTGGTTCGAGGATAATTCAATTACTCATTATGGTATTAGTTCTTTCGTTTATCACTTTTTTATTAATGAAAATTACACCTGGCGATCCAATTAGAGCGATTTTAAAGGTAGACGATGTGATTTCCACAACGGTTGATGAAGAGAGGTTAATGAAAGAGTATGGTTTTGACCAACCAATTTTAGTCCAATATGGTCAGTGGATTTGGAGTGTTGCACAGTTAGATTTGGGTGAATCGATCATTGCTAATAGGCCTGTTCTAGATATGATCATGAGCAGATTACCAGCGACAATTGCATTATCAATAGGGGGATTGATTGTACTTTTTGTCATTTCTGTTCCACTTGGAATAGTAGGTGCAGTTTACGAAGGGCGTTGGCCCGATTATCTCAGCAGATGGATAGCGATGATCGGTGCCTCTATCCCAAGCTTTTGGTTAGGGTTACTATTAATCTATTTTTTCTCACTACAACTCAATCTTTTACCTGTTATGGGGAAAGGTACTCTTGCTCATTTTGTTTTACCATCTATAACTCTTGGGATTGCAATGGCTCCAATGTATATTAGGTTATTACGAGAACGGCTTATATCAACGTTGCAAAGTCCATACATAGAGGCTGCAAAAGCGAGAGGATTAAGGAAAGAACGAATACTTATTTTTCATGCTTTACGAGGAAGTCTTATTCCTTTAGTAACTATGTTTGGTTTAAGTATTGGAAGTTTACTGGGAGGGATAACTGTTATAGAGATTCTCTTTTCTTGGCCAGGAATGGGAGAACTGATAGTGAATGCTGTGATGCATCGAGATTATCCGGTCATTCAAGGTTATATTCTCGTGGTTGGTTTTCTTGTAGTCGTAACAAACTTAATTGTTGACTTATTATATTTAGTGATTAACCCACAAATTAAGCAAGGAAAGGATTTAGGGTGA
- a CDS encoding phosphatase PAP2 family protein, protein MKQNYLIIISFVAFIVFLLISYQSIYGNGLVYDDILIAWIQTNHLPYFTEIMRVVTAVGSGEMILIITFVIVFLLLVKKNVFTSIFLLSITIGGIFINFVLKVLFQRERPGEGRELEVFNYSLEIPSYSFPSGHTMRSVILFSFLIYLIYQVINHYSIKILLSILCGIMIILIAQSRVYLGLHYPSDIISAISISISWFFVCLYFFRKFKPKRKVGFTFQ, encoded by the coding sequence ATGAAACAAAATTATCTTATTATAATTTCCTTCGTAGCTTTTATTGTTTTTCTGTTAATATCGTACCAGTCCATTTATGGCAATGGGTTAGTATACGATGATATTCTGATTGCATGGATTCAAACTAATCATTTACCCTATTTTACTGAAATAATGCGAGTGGTAACAGCAGTAGGTTCAGGTGAAATGATTTTGATAATAACGTTTGTCATTGTATTCCTATTGTTAGTTAAGAAGAATGTCTTTACTAGCATATTTTTATTATCCATTACAATTGGTGGCATTTTCATTAACTTTGTATTAAAGGTCTTATTCCAAAGAGAACGACCAGGAGAGGGAAGAGAACTTGAAGTATTCAACTATTCACTTGAAATTCCATCTTACAGTTTCCCTAGTGGACATACTATGCGAAGTGTAATACTTTTTAGCTTTTTAATTTACTTGATATATCAAGTAATTAATCATTATTCAATAAAAATATTATTATCTATTTTATGTGGAATAATGATAATTCTCATTGCTCAAAGTAGAGTGTACTTAGGACTACATTATCCATCTGATATTATTTCAGCGATAAGTATCTCAATATCTTGGTTCTTTGTCTGCTTGTATTTCTTTAGAAAGTTTAAACCAAAACGAAAAGTAGGTTTCACCTTTCAATAA
- the nikA gene encoding nickel ABC transporter substrate-binding protein: MFKKKVVLFIMIAALFTVITGCNNAKETVNKEVASETSESSKKSVTLLFSFASKTIDPHQDWMGVRAGIAETLVKIDEQLEIQPWLAESWKQADERTWIFTIRDGVTFHDGSSVDGEAVLASFERLIEVNDAIASSLKIESMEADGQEISFITSEEYPAFLSELVHINTAIIKADHENISEQPIATGPFQVVGFTTEAEINLERYEEYWDGAANLDEVTIKFNSDGNVRALALQSGEVDIAYHLPPEGLAPIENSVNLRVESVSSLRVHFLLYNAAKPELQDVNVRKALDLLVNRPIAVNEIMNGHATAANGPFYPEFPFASEEEPVNYDPTQAEALLNEAGYALNENGKLEKDGEILQLTLATYQGRPELPLMAQYFQAEAASLGIDLNIVTVENIDSYLWEQQDEWDIATYSILTAPRGDGGYFLNVSYLPEGSLNPGQITIPALNELTQQLNVTSDLNERISLQKQAVAIIQEEVPQSFILHPHIIVGVNERIKNWSPGSEEYYLITNKMNVE; this comes from the coding sequence ATGTTTAAAAAGAAAGTAGTTCTGTTTATTATGATTGCAGCTCTTTTTACAGTTATTACTGGTTGTAATAATGCGAAAGAAACAGTTAATAAAGAGGTGGCAAGTGAAACCTCAGAATCTAGTAAGAAGTCTGTTACATTGTTGTTTAGTTTTGCATCAAAAACTATTGACCCTCATCAAGACTGGATGGGTGTTCGTGCTGGAATTGCAGAAACGCTTGTAAAAATTGATGAACAGTTGGAAATTCAACCATGGTTAGCAGAGTCATGGAAGCAAGCCGATGAGAGAACATGGATATTTACTATTAGAGATGGAGTTACGTTCCATGATGGATCATCTGTTGATGGAGAGGCAGTTTTGGCTTCGTTTGAACGTCTAATTGAAGTTAACGATGCAATTGCATCAAGCTTAAAAATTGAATCTATGGAAGCAGATGGTCAAGAAATTAGTTTTATCACTTCTGAAGAATACCCAGCATTTCTTTCAGAATTAGTCCATATAAATACTGCTATCATAAAAGCTGATCACGAAAATATTAGTGAACAACCAATCGCTACTGGTCCATTTCAAGTAGTTGGATTTACAACTGAAGCTGAGATTAACCTTGAAAGGTACGAAGAATACTGGGATGGTGCAGCTAATTTAGATGAAGTAACAATTAAATTTAACTCGGATGGTAATGTTCGAGCACTAGCTCTTCAATCAGGTGAAGTCGATATTGCGTATCATTTACCTCCAGAAGGATTAGCACCAATTGAAAATAGTGTCAACCTTCGTGTTGAATCAGTTTCAAGTTTACGTGTTCATTTTCTACTATATAATGCTGCAAAGCCCGAATTACAAGATGTTAACGTACGTAAAGCTTTAGACTTACTTGTTAATCGTCCAATCGCAGTAAATGAAATCATGAATGGACATGCAACAGCAGCAAATGGTCCTTTCTATCCTGAATTTCCATTTGCGAGTGAAGAGGAACCAGTAAATTATGACCCAACGCAAGCAGAGGCATTACTAAATGAAGCTGGGTATGCATTAAACGAAAATGGAAAGTTAGAAAAAGATGGAGAGATTCTTCAATTAACATTGGCGACGTATCAGGGCAGACCTGAACTACCGTTAATGGCGCAATACTTCCAAGCGGAAGCAGCAAGTCTAGGTATTGATTTGAATATCGTGACGGTTGAAAACATTGATAGTTATTTATGGGAACAGCAGGATGAGTGGGATATCGCAACATATTCCATATTAACAGCTCCGCGCGGAGACGGAGGCTACTTCTTAAATGTATCCTATTTGCCTGAGGGTTCGCTAAATCCAGGACAAATTACTATTCCTGCATTAAATGAGCTAACACAACAATTAAATGTAACATCAGATTTAAACGAACGGATTTCTCTTCAAAAACAAGCTGTGGCAATTATCCAAGAAGAGGTACCACAATCGTTTATCCTACATCCTCATATTATTGTTGGCGTAAATGAGCGGATAAAAAACTGGAGTCCCGGTTCTGAAGAATACTATTTAATTACGAATAAAATGAATGTTGAATAG
- the nikC gene encoding nickel transporter permease produces the protein METTLNKTSRLLRNPNIVFGMLLAIFLAGITFLGGVLTPHDPFQINMGNRLQGASSVHWLGTDQLGRDVFSRIVYGAKLTIGLGMFAILMAIFIGVPIGLISGYIGGKIDAFFMRIIDGILAFPDFILAIAIAGMLGPSLTNIVIAIVLVRWIVYARVVRGLVLVEKEKEYVLVSKAANSSSLKTIRKHLLPQVIPDIIVMAAIDVGKVILLISALSYIGLGAQPPIPEWGAMLNDGRGYFQVIPSLMIYPGLAIMITVLCCNLLGDGLKSYFDIRKGRDYL, from the coding sequence ATGGAAACAACATTAAATAAGACATCGCGACTTCTACGGAATCCGAATATCGTTTTTGGAATGTTGCTTGCTATATTCCTTGCAGGTATTACATTTCTTGGAGGAGTTCTCACGCCTCATGATCCGTTTCAAATTAATATGGGGAACAGGTTACAAGGAGCTTCGTCTGTACATTGGTTAGGTACGGATCAATTAGGTAGAGATGTTTTTTCAAGGATCGTATATGGTGCTAAATTAACGATTGGTTTAGGTATGTTTGCTATCCTAATGGCCATCTTCATTGGAGTCCCAATCGGACTTATCTCTGGCTATATTGGTGGGAAGATTGATGCATTCTTTATGAGAATAATTGACGGGATTTTGGCTTTTCCAGATTTTATCTTGGCTATTGCTATTGCAGGAATGTTAGGTCCTAGCTTAACCAATATAGTCATTGCAATTGTTCTAGTTCGGTGGATTGTTTATGCACGAGTCGTAAGGGGATTAGTCCTTGTGGAAAAAGAGAAAGAGTATGTATTAGTTTCAAAAGCTGCTAATTCAAGCTCTCTAAAAACAATACGGAAGCATTTATTACCTCAAGTTATTCCAGATATTATTGTCATGGCAGCAATTGATGTAGGAAAAGTGATTTTACTTATTTCAGCTTTATCTTATATTGGCCTTGGAGCGCAGCCACCTATCCCAGAGTGGGGAGCGATGCTTAACGATGGTCGTGGTTATTTTCAAGTGATACCTTCGCTTATGATTTATCCAGGACTTGCAATAATGATTACGGTTCTATGTTGTAACCTACTTGGCGATGGGTTAAAAAGTTATTTCGATATCAGAAAAGGGAGGGATTATTTGTGA